Proteins encoded by one window of Pseudomonas coleopterorum:
- a CDS encoding F0F1 ATP synthase subunit epsilon, with translation MAMTVHCDIVSAEGEIFSGLVEMVIAHGNLGDIGIAPGHAPLITDLKPGPIRLIKQGGEAEVFYISGGFLEVQPNMVKVLADTVQRAADLDEASAQEAVKAAEKALNEKGADFDYGSAAARLAEAAAQLRTVQQIRKKFGG, from the coding sequence GACAGTCCATTGCGATATCGTCAGCGCGGAAGGAGAAATCTTTTCCGGCCTGGTCGAGATGGTGATTGCGCACGGTAACCTGGGTGATATCGGTATCGCTCCAGGCCACGCCCCGCTGATCACTGATCTCAAGCCGGGCCCGATCCGCCTGATCAAGCAGGGTGGCGAAGCCGAGGTGTTCTACATCTCTGGTGGTTTCCTCGAGGTTCAGCCGAACATGGTCAAGGTTCTTGCCGACACCGTGCAGCGCGCTGCCGACCTGGATGAAGCTTCCGCTCAGGAAGCCGTCAAGGCTGCCGAGAAGGCCCTGAACGAAAAAGGCGCAGACTTCGATTACGGATCTGCCGCCGCACGCCTGGCCGAGGCTGCAGCCCAGCTGCGCACCGTCCAGCAGATCCGCAAGAAATTTGGCGGCTGA